From the genome of Eucalyptus grandis isolate ANBG69807.140 chromosome 2, ASM1654582v1, whole genome shotgun sequence, one region includes:
- the LOC104443282 gene encoding uncharacterized protein LOC104443282, which translates to MVLTDSSLLSWKIYTLPLPRLKTENLRLKEIQGKELWNFRVQAESGNGLNSSRGDNYGVPHGSLPSISSYSGSGAFFRELLMHQDSWEGDRQSIDSLLNLLSNKSPGSFISPDTEMNRALAQQREVALKRSLFSSVLSFMVGMTIWEAEDPCMPLVMALFIVVGMSLVSVVQFFSTIKNKPASDAVALLSLNWFILGTLSYPTLPRVARILVPAIVSMLDRTTRWLGASSQ; encoded by the exons ATGGTGCTAACAGATAgttctcttctttcttggaaGATATATACTCTTCCT CTTCCGCGTCTGAAAACCGAAAATCTTAGGTTGAAGGAAATTCAGGGCAAGGAACTTTGGAACTTTAGAGTTCAGGCGGAATCTGGAAATGGCCTAAACAGCAGCAGAGGTGACAACTATGGTGTTCCTCACGGTAGCCTGCCATCAATATCCAGCTACAGTGGAAGCGGTGCATTCTTTCGGGAGCTTTTGATGCACCAAGATTCATGGGAAGGGGACAGGCAAAGCATAGACTCGCTGCTCAACTTACTAAGCAATAAGAGTCCTGGCAGCTTTATTTCGCCCGATACAGAAATGAACAGGGCTCTTGCCCAGCAGAGGGAAGTTGCATTGAAGCGGAGTCTCTTCAGTTCAGTGTTATCTTTTATGGTCGGCATGACAATTTGGGAAGCTGAGGACCCATGCATGCCGCTGGTGATGGCGCTCTTCATTGTTGTCGGCATGTCACTGGTGAGTGTGGTTCAGTTTTTCTCCACCATAAAAAACAAACCTGCTTCCGATGCTGTTGCTCTCTTGAGCTTGAACTGGTTCATCCTCGGCACGCTTTCTTATCCGACTCTTCCAAGGGTTGCTCGAATTTTAGTCCCCGCAATTGTGAGCATGTTGGACCGGACAACAAGGTGGCTCGGTGCTTCTTCCCAATAG